A region of Streptomyces sp. R44 DNA encodes the following proteins:
- a CDS encoding ABC transporter permease, with translation MRWAALRLLALVVLLSAWQAVVSAGVWPRVLVPSPGDVWQAFVRASTVHDGVRGISDHLLVEHLAVSLRRIAIGTGYAALVGIPLGLLIGVVKPLAVVLEPAVTFLRTLPPLAYLSLLVIWFGIDESPKIWLLLIAALPPIAAATAAAVRGVPADLVEAGRALGAGPVALLVSIRLPAALPEILTGVRIAVGIAYTSVVAAETINGVPGIGGMIRDAQRYNQTDLVIAGIIAIGLSGILLDALFRGLERAAVPWRGRA, from the coding sequence CTGCGCTGGGCAGCGCTCCGGCTCCTCGCCCTCGTGGTGCTCCTCTCCGCCTGGCAGGCCGTGGTCTCCGCCGGCGTCTGGCCCCGGGTCCTCGTCCCTTCCCCGGGCGACGTGTGGCAGGCCTTCGTACGGGCGTCGACCGTCCACGACGGAGTGCGCGGCATCAGCGACCACCTGCTCGTCGAGCATCTGGCGGTATCCCTGCGCCGGATCGCCATCGGCACGGGCTACGCGGCGCTCGTCGGCATCCCCCTGGGGCTGCTGATCGGCGTGGTGAAGCCGCTCGCCGTGGTCCTGGAGCCGGCCGTCACGTTCCTGCGCACGCTGCCCCCGCTGGCGTACCTCTCCCTGCTGGTCATCTGGTTCGGCATCGACGAGTCCCCGAAGATCTGGCTGCTGCTCATCGCGGCGCTTCCGCCCATCGCGGCGGCCACCGCGGCCGCCGTACGGGGGGTCCCCGCCGACCTCGTCGAGGCGGGGCGGGCCCTGGGCGCGGGCCCGGTGGCGCTGCTGGTGTCGATCCGGCTGCCCGCCGCGCTGCCGGAGATCCTGACCGGTGTACGGATCGCCGTCGGCATCGCGTACACCTCGGTCGTCGCCGCCGAGACCATCAACGGCGTCCCCGGCATCGGCGGCATGATCCGTGACGCCCAGCGCTACAACCAGACCGACCTCGTCATCGCGGGGATCATCGCGATCGGCCTCTCCGGCATCCTCCTCGACGCGCTGTTCAGGGGCCTGGAACGGGCCGCCGTCCCGTGGCGCGGCCGCGCCTGA
- a CDS encoding glycine betaine ABC transporter substrate-binding protein, producing MPSSRRGAVLAASTTALLLALSTTACGTGADDAEGKGGKVRVRIAYQAIPNADLVVKNQKLLEKALPDAEVSWVRFDSGGDVNTAVIAGSVDLGLLGSSPVTKGLSAPLDIPYKVLWIHDLIGDNEALVARKDIASVAALKGRKIATPFGSTSHYSLLVALESAGLKASDVTLVDLQPQDALAAWQRGDIDAAYVWTPSLTELKKDGKVLVTSRTIAERGRPTADLGVVTDAFAAKHPEIVDAWLKAEDQAVKLAKSDPAKAAGAIGAELNLSPDEARKQLAELVLLTAKEQQGAPYLGRPGAPGALAANLRDAAVFLKGQKAIDAVPEQAEFAKALAVKELARVAR from the coding sequence ATGCCCTCGTCCCGCCGCGGCGCCGTCCTGGCCGCCTCCACCACTGCCCTGCTGCTCGCCCTGTCCACCACCGCCTGCGGCACGGGCGCCGACGACGCCGAGGGGAAGGGCGGGAAGGTCCGGGTGCGCATCGCGTACCAGGCGATCCCCAACGCCGATCTGGTGGTGAAGAACCAGAAGCTCCTGGAGAAGGCCCTGCCGGACGCCGAGGTGTCCTGGGTGAGGTTCGACTCGGGCGGCGACGTCAACACCGCCGTGATCGCCGGGTCCGTGGACCTGGGGCTGCTCGGTTCGAGCCCGGTGACCAAGGGTCTGTCGGCGCCACTGGACATCCCGTACAAGGTGCTGTGGATCCACGATCTGATCGGCGACAACGAGGCCCTCGTCGCCAGGAAGGACATCGCGTCCGTCGCCGCCCTCAAGGGCCGGAAGATCGCCACGCCCTTCGGATCGACCTCCCACTACTCCCTGCTCGTGGCGCTGGAGTCGGCCGGTCTGAAGGCCTCCGACGTGACGCTCGTCGACCTGCAGCCGCAGGACGCGCTCGCGGCCTGGCAGCGCGGCGACATCGACGCCGCCTATGTGTGGACGCCGAGCCTGACCGAGCTGAAGAAGGACGGGAAGGTGCTCGTCACCAGCCGTACGATCGCGGAGCGGGGCAGGCCGACGGCCGACCTGGGGGTGGTCACCGACGCGTTCGCGGCCAAGCACCCGGAGATCGTCGACGCCTGGCTGAAGGCGGAGGACCAGGCGGTGAAGCTGGCGAAGAGCGACCCCGCGAAGGCGGCCGGCGCCATCGGCGCCGAGCTGAACCTCTCCCCCGACGAGGCCCGGAAGCAGCTCGCCGAGCTGGTCCTGCTCACCGCGAAGGAGCAGCAGGGCGCCCCGTACCTCGGCAGGCCGGGGGCGCCGGGCGCGCTCGCCGCGAACCTGCGCGACGCCGCCGTCTTCCTCAAGGGCCAGAAGGCCATCGACGCGGTGCCGGAGCAGGCCGAGTTCGCGAAGGCCCTCGCGGTGAAGGAGCTCGCCCGTGTCGCCCGCTGA